A genomic segment from Spinacia oleracea cultivar Varoflay chromosome 3, BTI_SOV_V1, whole genome shotgun sequence encodes:
- the LOC110804157 gene encoding uncharacterized protein produces MATNEGGSSIPSLDTVDPARKYGKPEPTNKTNWHCSFCGKVTKGGALRMKQHLVGGFRNVTKCPTCPEHVREEVKLFMIKKAQAKIDSQMMPRVSQFDHDDDDEEEQDCEIMNSKSSQQLRKKPKVKGPMDFFVTTHSENVLKGRKDRKDIFGACEKQLRDKTCKAIAKWFFDAGIPFYAATYDSFKGMLDAVAQYGMGFKPPSMHELRVPLLKSEVEEIDKLKEEHKKEWATKGCSIMSDGWRDSIASKDIVNFLVNSPKGSFFIKSMDVSNVVKDADLLFHMLDDMVEEVGEQNVIQVVTDNASNYVKAGRLLEAKRQHLYWTPCAAHCLDLMLEDIGKIPKVKNALKKCIFMNGYIYNHISLVKLMRKFTNQRNLHRPAVTRFATSFITLAQFHKQKSNLRKMVTSQEWNTSKWSKDVGGRKIATYFLQDTFWRNVLYALKLTGPLVKVLRIVDGEKKPPMGYIYEAMDRAKETISKSFGMKEEEYKEAFEFIDKRWNCQLHRPLHAAGYYLNPEIHYDNVENVECEEVMLGLYDCIGRIVPDVETQEKILLELDSFKNATGLFGHYMAIRQRKTKSPADWWSSYGSSTPDLKNFAIKVLSLTCSATGCERNWGIFQQLHSKKRNRLAQSRLNDMVYVKDNRALERRYKRKDTIDPVLLREIDESNEWLLGRMEENSSDDEGDLVFEGDDLTWASVSRAAGANDPIYGTRGATRVARESMPSSSRVDKGKGPATTSTSKFSRRVEIVDDDEEDEEEDIGEDGDYLDDEDEYDAIDDDEDYDDDEL; encoded by the exons ATGGCTACTAATGAGGGGGGTTCAAGCATACCTTCCTTAGACACCGTGGATccggcaagaaagtatggtaaACCGGAACCTACTAATAAGACCAATTGGCATTGTAGCTTTTGTGGTAAAGTGACAAAAGGAGGGGCTCTACGAATGAAGCAACATTTGGTAGGAGGTTTTAGAAATGTGACCAAGTGTCCTACTTGTCCCGAGCATGTGAGGGAGGAAGTGAAACTTTTTATGATCAAGAAAGCACAAGCTAAAATTGATAGTCAAATGATGCCAAGGGTTAGCCAATTTGatcatgatgatgatgatgaggaagaaCAAGATTGTGAAATCATGAATTCAAAAAGTAGCCAACAACTACGCAAAAAACCAAAAGTCAAGGGTCCTATGGATTTCTTTGTCACTACTCATTCCGAAAATGTCTTGAAAGGTAGAAAAGATAGAAAAGATATCTTTGGTGCTTGTGAGAAGCAATTGAGAGACAAGACTTGTAAAGCGATTGCAAAGTGGTTTTTTGATGCGGGGATACCGTTTTATGCGGCTACTTATGATAGTTTCAAAGGCATGCTTGATGCCGTTGCACAATATGGCATGGGATTCAAGCCACCAAGCATGCATGAGCTAAGAGTTCCTCTCCTCAAGAGTGAAGTAGAGGAGATTgataaactaaaggaagagcaCAAGAAAGAGTGGGCAACAAAAGGTTGTTCAATTATGTCCGATGGATGGCGTGATTCGATTGCCTCAAAAGACATTGTGAACTTTCTTGTCAACTCTCCAAAAGGCTCTTTCTTCATAAAATCCATGGATGTTTCCAATGTTGTGAAAGATGCGGATTTGTTGTTTCATATGCTTGATGATATGGTAGAGGAAGTTGGAGAACAAAATGTAATCCAAGTGGTGACGGATAACGCATCCAATTATGTTAAGGCCG GAAGATTGTTGGAGGCTAAAAGACAACATCTTTATTGGACTCCTTGCGCCGCACATTGTTTGGACTTGATGTTGGAAGATATTGGGAAAATTCCTAAGGTCAAGAATGCTTTGAAGAAATGTATCTTCATGAATGGTTATATATATAATCATATATCTCTTGTGAAATTGATGAGGAAATTCACAAATCAAAGGAATTTGCATAGGCCGGCGGTTACAAGATTTGCTACATCTTTCATTACTCTTGCTCAATTTCATAAGCAAAAGAGTAACTTGAGGAAGATGGTTACTTCTCAAGAGTGGAATACCTCTAAGTGGTCAAAGGATGTGGGAGGAAGGAAAATAGCAACATACTTTTTGCAAGACACTTTTTGGAGAAATGTCTTATATGCTCTTAAGTTGACCGGTCCACTAGTTAAGGTGCTTAGAATTGTTGATGGAGAGAAAAAGCCTCCTATGGGATATATTTATGAAGCTATGGATAGGGCTAAGGAGACTATATCTAAGAGTTTTGGAATGAAAGAGGAGGAATACAAAGAAGCTTTTGAGTTCATTGATAAAAGATGGAATTGTCAACTTCATCGACCTTTGCATGCGGCCGGTTATTATCTAAACCCCGAGATCCATTatgataatgttgaaaatgtCGAATGTGAAGAAGTGATGTTGGGTTTGTATGATTGTATTGGAAGGATAGTTCCGGATGTTGAAACTCAAGAGAAGATTCTTTTGGAATTGGATTCATTTAAGAATGCCACCGGTCTCTTTGGTCATTATATGGCTATAAGACAAAGAAAGACCAAATCCCCAG CGGATTGGTGGTCTAGTTATGGATCTTCAACTCCCGACCTCAAGAATTTTGCCATAAAGGTTCTTAGCCTAACTTGTAGTGCTACGGGTTGTGAGAGAAATTGGGGTATTTTTCAACAACTTCACTCCAAAAAGAGGAATCGGTTGGCACAAAGTCGTTTGAATGACATGGTGTATGTGAAAGATAATCGAGCTTTAGAGCGCCGATATAAGAGAAAAGACACCATTGATCCCGTTCTTTTGAGAGAGATTGATGAGAGTAATGAGTGGTTACTTGGGAGAATGGAAGAGAATTCTTCGGATGATGAAGGTGATCTTGTATTTGAGGGTGATGACTTGACATGGGCTAGTGTTAGTAGAGCCGCCGGAGCCAATGATCCAATCTATGGCACTAGAGGAGCAACAAGGGTTGCTAGGGAGTCCATGCCATCCTCATCTAGAGTTGATAAAGGAAAAGGGCCGGCTACTACCTCCACTTCTAAATTTTCTCGTCGAGTTGAGATTGTGGATGATGATGAAGAGGACGAGGAAGAGGATATTGGTGAAGATGGAGATTATCTAGATGATGAGGATGAGTATGATGCTATCGATGATGATGAagattatgatgatgatgagctCTAG
- the LOC110781477 gene encoding uncharacterized protein isoform X2: MRLMVEQSTTTNHLLLEEQSNTTNRRLSEGSNMDEIQQEEDEYEPNHDQLQFENEERVERQGGENMTPNKCRSPMSVIKEWVPVCEDDLNPKEGMEFDNLEECEKFYKKYAHQVGFSVRKSSSKKDKKKLAS, translated from the exons ATGAGATTAATGGTAGAGCAATCAACTACAACCAATCATCTCTTACTCGAAG AGCAATCAAATACAACAAATCGTCGCTTATCCGAAG GTTCTAATATGGATGAGATTCAACAAGAAGAAGACGAATATGAGCCTAACCATGACCAATTGCAATTTGAAAATGAAGAGCGCGTTGAACGTCAAGGAGGAGAAAATATGACGCCTAACAAATGCAGAAGTCCTATGAGTGTAATTAAGGAGTGGGTTCCTGTATGTGAAGATGATTTGAACCCAAAAGAAGGGATGGAGTTTGACAACCTGGAGGAATGTGAGAAATTCTACAAAAAATATGCTCATCAGGTCGGTTTTAGTGTCCGTAAATCATCTAGCaaaaaggataaaaaaaaactgGCTTCTTAA